A region of Chloracidobacterium sp. DNA encodes the following proteins:
- a CDS encoding sigma 54-interacting transcriptional regulator translates to MMSEPALSLERKIKMHEAREGIIDRLARDLPTNIELERFLNVVVSEIGRMLEADRCDLLQLSEGRELVISHEWRRDKSVPKSQGTKIPFDADKLKERFDVSKPIRFNDISKNKDDTLKFFAKALETRSLLIIPIMLSGKVLGLLGLHDTKKARVWLDEEVAFLESIARHLAIGYQYTSLYVTQEQEGRRTNALLEIANTLNSHSDFKEVSDLVMERAIGLVGADYGALGVLDQSGKRISLASFKSADGIKLGRVLKFIEQHNKSVDIDTFSVLSDLLRDGKTMRLIDSQMPFAIRLFFNTQLHGNSALVTPVEVGGKAFGLLGFVWSKESRFGEHDVALVEGIADQIGTALERDQLSTEVMRLRSELHQRQSEVMGQAPGIRRAVELGLNVADTNTTVLVLGESGTGKELIANLIHYNSGRENKPFIKINCGAIPETLLESELFGHEKGAFTDARSQRQGRFEEANGGTLFLDEIGEMSLQAQVGLLRVLQDGELTRVGGKQVVKTDVRVIAATNIDLEKAIEEGTFRKDLYYRLSVFPISVPPLRERIEDVHLLVFHFLEEYKTKSGRFVSGISKEAMRALVNYDWPGNVRELENAIERAIIIASGRQIELDDLPEAISRKASEAFAHARQERATAAGEGRAIGIQIELPSAMDEIEKQVIEATLDYTQGDKSRAARLLNIGRKTLYRKLEEFDKTK, encoded by the coding sequence ATGATGTCAGAGCCTGCACTTTCACTGGAGCGCAAGATCAAAATGCATGAGGCCCGCGAGGGCATCATCGACCGTCTGGCTCGCGACCTGCCTACAAATATTGAGCTGGAAAGATTCTTGAACGTTGTGGTTTCCGAGATCGGACGCATGCTTGAGGCCGATCGCTGCGACTTGCTTCAGCTTTCCGAAGGCCGTGAACTCGTCATCAGCCACGAATGGCGCCGCGACAAATCCGTTCCAAAAAGCCAGGGCACAAAAATACCTTTTGATGCCGATAAATTAAAAGAACGTTTCGACGTGTCAAAACCGATCCGTTTCAACGACATCTCAAAAAACAAAGACGACACGCTGAAGTTTTTTGCAAAGGCGCTTGAAACGCGTTCGCTTTTGATCATACCGATCATGCTGAGCGGTAAAGTTTTGGGCCTTTTGGGGCTGCATGACACTAAAAAGGCGCGCGTGTGGCTCGACGAAGAAGTTGCCTTTCTCGAGTCCATCGCTCGGCATTTGGCCATTGGTTATCAATACACCAGTCTTTACGTCACACAAGAACAGGAAGGCCGGCGAACAAATGCACTGCTCGAGATCGCCAACACGCTGAATTCGCATTCGGATTTCAAAGAGGTTTCGGATCTGGTAATGGAAAGGGCGATCGGCCTTGTGGGTGCCGACTACGGTGCTTTGGGCGTCCTCGATCAGAGTGGAAAGCGCATTTCGCTCGCGTCATTTAAGTCGGCTGATGGCATCAAGCTCGGCCGCGTCCTCAAATTTATCGAGCAACACAATAAGTCCGTCGATATTGATACATTCTCGGTCCTTAGCGATCTTTTGCGCGACGGCAAAACTATGCGTTTGATCGATTCGCAAATGCCATTTGCGATCAGGCTATTTTTTAATACTCAACTGCACGGAAACTCGGCGCTTGTCACGCCAGTCGAAGTAGGCGGAAAGGCATTCGGCCTTTTGGGCTTTGTATGGAGCAAGGAAAGCCGGTTTGGAGAGCACGATGTCGCTCTCGTCGAAGGCATCGCCGACCAGATCGGCACTGCGCTCGAACGCGACCAACTATCGACCGAAGTGATGCGTCTCAGAAGCGAACTGCATCAGCGGCAGAGTGAGGTAATGGGCCAGGCTCCAGGCATTCGGCGTGCGGTCGAGCTGGGATTGAATGTTGCCGACACAAATACGACCGTGTTGGTGCTGGGCGAATCCGGCACAGGCAAAGAACTCATCGCCAATCTCATTCACTACAATTCTGGCCGCGAAAATAAGCCGTTCATAAAGATCAACTGCGGCGCGATCCCTGAAACGCTTCTTGAATCAGAACTTTTTGGCCACGAAAAAGGTGCGTTTACCGATGCTCGTTCTCAAAGGCAAGGCCGTTTTGAAGAGGCGAATGGTGGTACGCTTTTCTTGGACGAGATCGGAGAAATGTCTTTGCAGGCGCAGGTCGGACTGCTTCGCGTGCTGCAGGATGGAGAATTGACGCGCGTCGGCGGCAAGCAGGTGGTAAAAACCGACGTTCGTGTGATCGCGGCCACAAACATCGATCTTGAAAAAGCTATCGAGGAAGGAACCTTTAGAAAGGACCTTTATTATCGACTTTCCGTTTTCCCGATTTCGGTGCCTCCGCTCCGCGAACGGATCGAGGATGTCCACCTTCTCGTCTTTCATTTTCTCGAAGAATATAAGACAAAATCGGGACGTTTTGTTTCAGGTATCTCAAAGGAAGCAATGCGTGCACTCGTGAATTACGACTGGCCGGGAAATGTGCGCGAGCTTGAGAATGCCATAGAGCGGGCAATAATCATTGCTTCAGGCCGACAAATTGAACTTGACGATCTGCCTGAGGCGATCAGCCGAAAAGCCTCCGAAGCATTTGCCCACGCTCGTCAGGAACGCGCGACTGCCGCCGGCGAAGGCCGAGCGATCGGAATCCAGATCGAACTGCCGTCAGCAATGGATGAGATCGAAAAACAGGTCATCGAAGCCACGCTCGATTACACCCAAGGCGACAAATCGCGTGCGGCCAGATTGCTTAATATCGGCCGCAAAACACTCTACCGCAAGCTTGAAGAATTCGACAAAACCAAGTAA
- a CDS encoding tetratricopeptide repeat protein, whose product MKRLALFVMFVSMMSGCSSCNRNATNSNSEVNANVAAESSFANITDANVALAEGTRLLDENQTELAIEAFRQAVKINPELAEGWFQLGIAYALLEMQLERSGEYSAPASNSKEGVKKTNSEKAFEKAVETYKKWLKANPNDDAAQFNLGRTYAKLNKDEEAEEAFREAVELKPEDTEYQTELGAVLIKLAKYREAIDPLKKAVALDESNSRAIDLLEDAEAGRQRLDYVPPKNTNSSSANTSANTTANANANSKPNSNSNQKPSDGNTKPQKDEVKKPAQSSNRPR is encoded by the coding sequence ATGAAACGGTTAGCTTTATTTGTGATGTTCGTGTCGATGATGAGCGGTTGTTCGTCATGCAATAGAAACGCAACAAATTCTAATAGCGAAGTCAACGCTAATGTCGCGGCCGAATCGTCGTTTGCCAACATTACCGATGCTAACGTCGCTCTGGCGGAAGGTACCCGGTTGCTGGACGAAAATCAAACGGAATTGGCGATCGAAGCCTTTCGACAGGCTGTAAAGATCAATCCCGAACTTGCAGAAGGATGGTTTCAGCTCGGCATTGCGTATGCTTTGCTTGAGATGCAATTGGAGCGATCGGGTGAGTATTCCGCGCCGGCTAGCAATTCCAAAGAAGGCGTGAAGAAGACGAACTCAGAAAAGGCGTTTGAAAAAGCGGTCGAAACCTACAAAAAATGGCTCAAGGCAAATCCGAATGACGATGCCGCACAGTTTAATCTTGGCCGCACATACGCAAAATTGAATAAGGACGAAGAAGCAGAAGAGGCATTTCGTGAGGCGGTAGAACTCAAGCCAGAAGACACCGAATATCAAACAGAACTGGGAGCGGTGCTTATCAAGCTTGCGAAATATCGCGAAGCAATAGACCCGTTGAAAAAAGCTGTGGCCCTCGACGAATCCAACTCACGAGCTATAGATCTTCTTGAGGATGCTGAGGCCGGTAGACAGCGTTTGGACTATGTGCCACCGAAGAATACAAACAGTTCGTCTGCGAATACGAGTGCAAACACGACCGCAAATGCTAATGCAAATTCCAAGCCGAATTCAAACAGCAACCAAAAGCCTTCTGATGGCAACACCAAACCCCAAAAGGATGAGGTGAAAAAACCAGCGCAAAGCTCAAACCGTCCGCGTTAG
- a CDS encoding histidine triad nucleotide-binding protein, producing MTDCIFCKIAAGQIPSAQVYEDDVCVAFDDLSPQAPTHILIIPREHLDSLDKAGDDQKKMLGHLLHTAADIAREKGFADNGYRVVINTNADGGQTVFHLHVHLLAGRPFVFPPG from the coding sequence ATGACTGACTGTATTTTTTGCAAGATAGCTGCTGGGCAAATTCCTTCGGCTCAGGTTTATGAGGACGATGTTTGTGTTGCGTTCGACGACCTCAGTCCGCAAGCTCCGACGCATATTTTAATCATTCCGCGCGAGCATTTGGATTCGCTTGATAAGGCCGGCGACGATCAAAAGAAAATGCTTGGCCATTTGCTGCATACTGCGGCAGATATTGCTCGCGAAAAAGGTTTTGCGGACAACGGATATCGTGTCGTTATCAACACAAATGCAGACGGCGGGCAGACGGTATTTCATCTTCATGTGCATCTGCTTGCGGGGCGGCCTTTTGTTTTCCCGCCTGGATGA
- the murA gene encoding UDP-N-acetylglucosamine 1-carboxyvinyltransferase: MDKFLVRGGNPLKGKIEVVGAKNSALPCLAATLLTPETVTLHNVPYVKDLITQRRLLEDLGATVLTPELRTHKVTARNIQLFEAPYELVKTMRASVLALGPLLARFGQAKVSLPGGCAIGTRPIDLHLRAFEQLGATVSLESGDVVARAPKGRLVGNTIDFEKVTVTGTENVMMAAALASGKTVIKNAAREPEIEDLADLLNKMGARIKGAGTSIIEIEGVEALGSAEHTIIPDRIETGTFIVAAAMTNGELEIKSCRPDHIVAVIDKLRKAGVEIEELNSSTLMVRRSSGGLKAKDVTTEPHPDFPTDMQAQYMALMTQAEGESTIIETIFENRFMHASELIRMGADINISGNTAVVRGPAKLMGAKIIASDLRASASLVLAALCADGETLIDRVYHIDRGYETIVRRFRSLGADIERITSGIAIAAEEKA; this comes from the coding sequence ATGGATAAATTTTTGGTTCGCGGCGGCAATCCGCTAAAAGGAAAGATCGAGGTCGTTGGCGCAAAGAATTCGGCACTTCCGTGTCTTGCGGCGACTCTTCTGACGCCGGAAACAGTGACCCTTCACAACGTGCCGTATGTAAAAGATCTAATCACGCAACGGCGCCTGCTCGAAGATCTCGGTGCGACCGTTCTGACGCCCGAATTGCGTACGCATAAGGTAACGGCCCGTAACATCCAGCTTTTCGAAGCCCCTTATGAACTCGTCAAAACAATGCGTGCGAGTGTTTTGGCTCTTGGGCCGCTACTGGCGCGATTTGGACAGGCAAAAGTGAGTTTGCCAGGCGGCTGCGCCATCGGAACGCGGCCCATCGACCTTCATTTAAGGGCATTTGAACAGCTCGGAGCAACCGTTTCACTTGAGTCGGGCGACGTTGTCGCTCGAGCACCAAAAGGCCGCTTGGTAGGCAATACAATCGACTTTGAAAAGGTTACGGTCACCGGAACCGAAAACGTAATGATGGCTGCCGCTCTCGCATCGGGCAAAACCGTGATAAAAAACGCGGCGCGGGAACCTGAGATCGAAGACCTAGCCGATCTGCTGAACAAAATGGGCGCGCGTATCAAAGGAGCAGGCACGTCGATCATTGAAATTGAGGGCGTCGAGGCACTTGGCAGCGCCGAGCACACGATCATTCCCGACCGTATTGAAACAGGCACGTTTATTGTCGCGGCAGCCATGACAAACGGCGAGCTCGAAATAAAAAGCTGTCGTCCAGACCACATCGTTGCCGTCATCGACAAATTGCGCAAGGCAGGTGTCGAGATCGAGGAATTGAACTCAAGCACTTTGATGGTAAGGCGTTCGTCCGGCGGCTTGAAGGCAAAGGATGTCACGACCGAGCCGCATCCTGATTTTCCGACCGATATGCAGGCTCAGTATATGGCCCTTATGACGCAAGCCGAGGGTGAATCGACAATTATCGAAACCATCTTCGAAAATCGTTTCATGCATGCCTCGGAACTGATCCGAATGGGTGCTGACATCAATATTTCCGGCAATACCGCTGTCGTTCGCGGACCTGCTAAGTTAATGGGAGCTAAGATAATCGCCTCCGACCTTCGTGCCTCGGCATCATTAGTTTTGGCAGCGTTGTGTGCCGACGGCGAAACCCTAATTGACCGTGTTTACCACATCGACCGCGGCTACGAAACGATCGTCCGCCGATTCCGATCGCTAGGCGCTGACATCGAGCGAATCACATCCGGCATCGCCATTGCCGCCGAGGAAAAGGCTTGA
- a CDS encoding M36 family metallopeptidase, whose protein sequence is MASLFMFESRRRALFCLCVLGVFTAVFALPFQMRSNAAKGFAQRTESHEADLPNYDIRVDKSKINKIAEFRNVSGKSASEVADAREAFVRGEEALKQRVPTLKIEYNEDIRIPEVIAPDVKQGRAFLTGPTTPARTSHANVLINFLKQNTELVGTNANQIDGLKVFSDYTNPDGNLSFVELNQEINGVPVFRGEVKAGFTRRGEMIRVINNLAPSLDYNSLSTDFNDPLAAVRAAAALINNDTSKLNLRVNSKESTDIKTVFGTGDSAPTAEKMYFPTEPGVAIPAWRVLIWQPVNAYYVIVDAATGTMLWRKNITQDQTQSATYSVYANPNAMINVADNPFPLTPGPTSPNGSQGAAIGRTSITRIGNEAPYTFNNLGWITDGLNKTDGNAIQAGLDRDGTDGVDTNSEAAGTSRTFNFSYNPLNPNTNTGDAPIPATQTYPGSAFQQGTVTQLFYISNWYHDELYRLGFTEQARNFQNDNFGRGGVGNDRVRGEGQDSSGTNNANFSTPADGGRGRMQMYIWTGSNPDIDGNVDADVVIHELTHGTSNRLHGNGSGLSTNMSSGMGEGWGDFYGHSLLSEPGDPINGVYTTGGYDTYLGQSGTYTNNYYYGIRRFPKAVIAFTGGPNNRPHNPLTFADADSTQISLTDGAYTRGPYGSSTADQVHALGEIWSSALWEVRAKFVTRLGWADGNRKVLQLVTDGMKLAPIGPTFLSERDAILAAAQASSFAPEAAIDVADVWGGFALRGIGASASIQVNGSSGTTRVTEAFDLPNLYQTPNLTISDASGDNDGFPEPGELLSLAIPLTNSTGSNAASVTLQIVGGGSANYGTIVTGATVSQQVSYSVPPGTVCGSTITLTLNVNSSLGATSFTRTFSVGQPTVTLTENFDGVTAPAFPAGWAAAVVQSGINFVTSNTTPDTAPNVAFALDPTTVGGGTDLTSPSIAINSAAATVTFRNNYDTEPGWDGGVLEISIGAGAFQDVITAGGAFVQNGYNGSLGAGANNPIASRSAWTGNSAGYITSIVRLPAAASGQNVRLKWRFGADDNTTGSGASPGWRIDSIQVAGSYTCNVSGPTPTATNTPVFTPTSTNTATATNTPTFTPTATNTATFTPTATNTATFTPTASNTATFTPTSTNTPTFTPTATNTPTPPPVISGTVTYGNAIPAATRFVSDVLLSGVGSPNVSATTGSNGTYSLSGFGAGSYTITPSKTGAANGSISSFDAARISQHTTGGAPLTGNQLVVADVSGNGVVSSFDSAQLARYIVSSPPFGTTGNWIFNPASSTHVSVNSNISDENYSALLMGEVSGNWVNVARSENEVVRMDRIAVSAPTLVTPDDKEVLIPVNISGITNKGIIAYEFDLRYDPSVIQPQTNAVDVAGTNSRGLTAVVNAEEAGLLRVAAYGPMPIESDGVLLNLRFTALGVNGSVSPLTWERIMFNEGDSTTITANGKVELSDSVPELAEISGRVLTAFGIGVPNAQVKLTDTTGRTLSAVSNGFGYYRFGDLKIGETFTLSIDSRGRSFTPVMVSTNGQLLNLDMIAVEKRR, encoded by the coding sequence ATGGCCAGTCTTTTTATGTTCGAATCGCGTCGCAGAGCGCTGTTTTGCCTCTGTGTTTTAGGTGTTTTCACCGCTGTTTTTGCTTTACCCTTTCAGATGCGGTCCAATGCTGCGAAAGGTTTTGCCCAGAGAACCGAAAGCCATGAAGCAGATCTACCTAATTACGACATTCGTGTTGATAAGAGCAAGATCAATAAGATTGCGGAGTTTCGGAATGTTTCAGGTAAAAGTGCTTCGGAAGTGGCAGATGCAAGAGAGGCATTTGTCCGTGGAGAAGAAGCTCTAAAACAGCGTGTGCCGACACTCAAGATCGAATACAACGAAGATATTCGCATCCCCGAAGTTATTGCTCCTGATGTAAAACAAGGCCGCGCGTTCCTAACCGGCCCGACGACGCCTGCTCGGACTAGCCATGCAAACGTCCTTATAAATTTCCTAAAACAGAACACAGAGCTTGTCGGAACAAACGCAAACCAGATAGACGGACTAAAGGTCTTTTCTGATTACACTAATCCCGACGGCAATCTTTCTTTTGTAGAACTTAATCAGGAGATCAACGGCGTTCCTGTATTTCGAGGCGAGGTCAAAGCAGGCTTTACGAGGCGCGGTGAGATGATACGTGTGATCAATAATCTTGCTCCCTCCCTTGATTACAATTCACTATCAACTGATTTCAATGATCCACTAGCTGCAGTCAGAGCCGCTGCAGCATTGATCAACAATGACACATCGAAACTAAACCTGCGAGTAAACTCAAAGGAATCGACCGATATTAAGACAGTTTTCGGCACCGGCGATTCGGCGCCTACGGCTGAGAAGATGTATTTCCCGACCGAGCCCGGCGTTGCGATTCCGGCTTGGCGAGTGCTGATATGGCAGCCGGTCAATGCGTATTATGTGATCGTCGACGCGGCAACGGGAACGATGCTGTGGCGAAAGAATATCACGCAAGATCAGACACAGTCGGCGACATACAGTGTTTATGCCAACCCGAATGCGATGATCAATGTCGCTGATAACCCATTCCCTTTGACGCCCGGCCCAACATCGCCAAATGGCAGCCAGGGAGCTGCGATAGGCCGCACCTCAATTACCAGGATCGGTAACGAAGCCCCTTATACATTCAACAATCTCGGTTGGATCACAGATGGCCTCAACAAGACTGATGGCAATGCGATACAGGCCGGTCTCGACCGTGACGGAACTGACGGCGTCGATACGAACAGCGAAGCAGCAGGCACTAGCCGAACATTCAATTTTTCATACAACCCCTTAAACCCGAATACCAATACCGGTGATGCACCGATCCCGGCAACACAAACTTATCCAGGCAGTGCCTTTCAGCAAGGTACGGTCACGCAGTTGTTTTATATTTCCAACTGGTACCACGACGAGCTTTACCGCCTCGGTTTTACTGAGCAGGCACGCAATTTCCAGAACGACAATTTTGGTCGTGGCGGAGTTGGCAATGACCGCGTTAGAGGCGAAGGCCAGGATTCTTCGGGAACGAACAATGCAAATTTTTCAACTCCGGCAGACGGTGGACGCGGTCGTATGCAGATGTATATCTGGACCGGGTCGAATCCTGACATTGACGGCAACGTCGATGCGGATGTTGTAATACACGAACTTACGCACGGAACGTCGAATCGCCTTCACGGCAACGGAAGCGGCCTTTCGACAAATATGTCCAGCGGTATGGGCGAAGGTTGGGGTGATTTTTACGGACATAGCCTCTTGTCAGAACCAGGAGACCCGATCAATGGCGTTTACACGACCGGGGGTTACGACACATATCTGGGCCAATCAGGGACATATACCAATAATTATTATTATGGAATCCGTCGTTTCCCAAAGGCCGTGATAGCTTTCACGGGCGGCCCGAATAACCGGCCGCACAATCCGCTGACCTTTGCGGATGCAGATTCCACCCAAATTAGTCTTACGGACGGTGCATATACCCGCGGGCCTTATGGGTCATCGACGGCCGATCAGGTTCACGCATTGGGCGAGATATGGAGCAGCGCTCTGTGGGAAGTCCGTGCAAAGTTTGTAACGCGACTGGGATGGGCGGATGGAAACCGAAAGGTATTACAACTAGTCACCGACGGAATGAAACTTGCGCCGATCGGGCCGACTTTTCTCTCGGAGCGCGACGCCATCCTGGCAGCAGCTCAGGCGAGTTCATTTGCACCAGAAGCCGCTATTGATGTTGCCGATGTCTGGGGCGGATTTGCACTTCGCGGCATCGGCGCAAGCGCGAGCATTCAGGTAAACGGCAGTAGCGGAACAACCCGCGTCACAGAGGCGTTTGACCTTCCGAATCTTTATCAAACACCAAATCTGACCATCTCGGATGCAAGCGGTGATAATGATGGTTTTCCTGAACCCGGCGAGCTACTATCCTTAGCAATTCCATTGACTAATTCAACAGGATCGAATGCGGCAAGCGTTACACTTCAAATAGTAGGCGGTGGCTCTGCAAATTACGGAACGATTGTCACCGGCGCGACCGTTAGCCAGCAAGTAAGCTATTCCGTTCCGCCAGGCACAGTTTGCGGTAGCACTATCACCTTGACGCTCAATGTAAACAGTAGCCTCGGTGCAACAAGCTTTACGCGAACCTTCTCAGTCGGCCAGCCCACTGTTACGTTGACTGAAAATTTCGATGGAGTTACCGCACCGGCATTTCCGGCAGGTTGGGCGGCTGCGGTTGTTCAGAGCGGAATCAATTTTGTCACTTCAAACACGACGCCTGATACAGCACCGAATGTAGCTTTCGCACTTGATCCAACTACGGTCGGCGGCGGTACAGATCTTACATCTCCTTCGATTGCGATCAACTCGGCGGCGGCAACCGTAACTTTTCGCAATAATTATGATACAGAGCCCGGTTGGGATGGCGGTGTCCTTGAGATCAGCATCGGTGCCGGTGCTTTTCAGGATGTGATAACTGCAGGCGGTGCATTTGTACAAAATGGTTACAACGGCAGTCTCGGTGCCGGAGCAAATAATCCGATCGCTAGCCGAAGCGCCTGGACTGGCAACTCGGCTGGGTACATAACATCTATCGTTCGACTTCCGGCGGCGGCTAGCGGACAAAATGTCCGTCTAAAATGGCGATTCGGAGCCGATGACAATACAACAGGCAGCGGAGCATCGCCCGGTTGGAGAATTGACTCAATACAGGTCGCCGGAAGCTACACTTGTAATGTAAGCGGTCCGACACCGACAGCCACGAATACGCCAGTATTTACGCCGACCTCGACAAACACAGCAACGGCGACAAATACGCCGACGTTCACACCAACGGCGACGAATACCGCGACTTTTACGCCAACAGCAACCAATACTGCGACCTTTACACCTACAGCATCCAATACTGCGACTTTTACACCGACATCGACGAACACGCCGACTTTTACACCTACCGCAACAAATACGCCTACGCCGCCGCCAGTGATCAGCGGAACCGTGACATACGGTAATGCTATACCAGCCGCGACACGCTTTGTCTCTGACGTTTTACTTAGTGGTGTCGGCTCACCAAATGTTTCTGCGACGACGGGTTCGAACGGTACATATTCGCTGAGCGGATTTGGGGCTGGATCGTACACGATCACACCGTCTAAAACAGGCGCTGCAAATGGCTCAATTTCGTCATTTGATGCCGCACGTATCTCGCAGCATACTACCGGAGGTGCTCCGTTGACCGGTAATCAGTTGGTTGTAGCCGATGTTAGCGGAAATGGAGTTGTTTCATCGTTCGATTCGGCCCAACTGGCGAGGTACATTGTTTCGTCACCGCCCTTCGGAACAACCGGCAACTGGATATTCAATCCCGCGAGCAGTACGCATGTATCGGTAAACAGTAATATCTCGGATGAAAATTATTCCGCACTGTTGATGGGTGAGGTTTCAGGAAATTGGGTCAACGTTGCCCGATCTGAGAATGAAGTTGTCAGAATGGATCGTATTGCGGTTAGTGCTCCAACCCTGGTAACACCGGATGATAAAGAAGTTCTAATACCGGTAAATATCAGCGGTATAACAAATAAAGGCATCATCGCCTATGAATTTGATCTCCGATACGATCCATCCGTGATCCAGCCACAGACCAATGCGGTCGATGTTGCAGGCACAAACAGCCGCGGACTCACGGCTGTTGTCAATGCAGAGGAAGCAGGGCTGTTGAGAGTCGCTGCTTATGGTCCGATGCCGATCGAGAGCGACGGCGTACTCCTGAACCTCAGATTTACCGCCTTAGGTGTAAATGGCTCGGTCTCGCCGCTCACTTGGGAACGTATAATGTTCAACGAGGGCGATTCGACAACAATTACGGCGAACGGAAAGGTTGAATTATCGGATTCCGTTCCCGAGCTGGCTGAGATCAGCGGCAGAGTTTTGACGGCGTTCGGTATAGGTGTGCCGAACGCTCAAGTTAAGCTGACCGATACGACCGGCCGAACGTTAAGTGCGGTTTCAAACGGCTTCGGTTATTACAGATTCGGTGATCTTAAGATCGGCGAGACATTTACTTTGAGCATCGATTCTCGAGGCAGGTCTTTTACACCGGTTATGGTTAGTACTAACGGTCAATTGTTGAATTTGGATATGATCGCTGTCGAAAAACGGCGTTGA
- a CDS encoding DinB family protein, whose product MKYETIADIYSANEKAREYLTATVSSISDEEAVALPEGEKWTIQKIVEHLSMVDFGISRICAKLIGEAKSTGKFSDGTVNLSPDFLEKLNGIGSVKVEAPERVQPTGTISITEALVRMHSNRPAIEAMRSDLEKYDLNESKFPHPYFGNITAAEWLIVAGGHELRHTAQIERSLAKLRK is encoded by the coding sequence ATGAAATATGAAACGATCGCCGATATTTACTCGGCAAATGAAAAGGCACGCGAATATTTGACAGCAACCGTTAGTAGCATTTCTGATGAAGAAGCAGTAGCTTTGCCCGAAGGCGAAAAATGGACGATACAAAAGATCGTCGAACACCTTTCGATGGTAGATTTTGGCATTTCGCGCATATGCGCGAAATTGATCGGGGAAGCCAAATCAACAGGAAAGTTCTCTGACGGTACTGTGAATCTTTCGCCGGATTTTCTTGAGAAGTTAAATGGAATCGGCAGTGTAAAAGTAGAGGCGCCTGAACGTGTCCAGCCGACCGGTACTATTTCGATAACCGAAGCCTTAGTGAGAATGCACTCCAATCGTCCTGCAATTGAAGCAATGCGCTCCGATCTTGAGAAATACGACCTGAACGAATCGAAATTTCCGCACCCTTATTTTGGAAATATCACAGCCGCGGAATGGCTAATTGTCGCAGGCGGGCACGAACTTCGCCATACTGCTCAGATCGAAAGATCGCTTGCCAAGCTTAGAAAATAA